In one Cystobacter fuscus DSM 2262 genomic region, the following are encoded:
- a CDS encoding polyprenol monophosphomannose synthase, protein MNPALVCIPTYNERDNLEPITRAVLAAEPRVDILVVDDNSPDGTGKLADELAAKEPRIRVLHREKKQGLGRAYLHAFRQALDWGYTYILEMDADFSHDPRYLPTILDTAQAGVDLVLGSRYVHGGGTVNWGVGRQLISQGGSLYARSILGVDIRDLTGGFKCFHRRVLESIDLSAVQSTGYAFQIELTYRTLKQGFTVKEVPIVFEDRRVGQSKMSRRIFVEALTMVWKLRLTV, encoded by the coding sequence ATGAATCCAGCGCTGGTCTGCATCCCAACCTACAACGAGCGGGACAACCTTGAGCCCATCACCCGCGCGGTGTTGGCGGCCGAGCCGCGGGTGGACATCCTCGTCGTCGACGACAACTCCCCGGATGGCACGGGGAAGCTGGCCGACGAGCTGGCGGCGAAGGAGCCGCGCATCCGCGTGCTCCACCGCGAGAAGAAGCAGGGGCTGGGGCGCGCCTACCTCCATGCCTTCCGGCAGGCGCTCGACTGGGGCTACACGTACATCCTGGAGATGGACGCGGACTTCAGCCACGATCCGCGCTACCTGCCCACGATCCTGGACACGGCCCAGGCCGGCGTGGACCTGGTGCTGGGCTCGCGCTACGTGCACGGCGGCGGCACCGTCAACTGGGGCGTGGGCCGGCAGCTCATCAGTCAGGGCGGTTCGCTCTACGCGCGGAGCATCCTCGGGGTGGACATCCGCGACCTCACCGGCGGCTTCAAGTGCTTCCACCGCCGGGTGCTCGAGTCCATCGATCTGAGCGCCGTGCAGAGCACCGGCTATGCCTTTCAGATCGAGCTCACCTACCGCACCCTCAAGCAGGGCTTCACGGTGAAGGAAGTGCCCATCGTCTTCGAGGATCGCCGGGTCGGGCAGTCCAAGATGAGCCGGCGCATCTTCGTCGAGGCGCTGACGATGGTGTGGAAGCTGCGCCTCACGGTGTAG
- the lpxB gene encoding lipid-A-disaccharide synthase, with product MSSAPQILVVAGEASGDAHAAELVAALRARRPDLSFFGMGGSRLAAQGVELLYGAHEVNVMGITEVLPKIPRILQVMGGLARAAAERRPACAILVDIPDFNLRLAARLKKLGIPVAYYVSPMIWAWRRGRVKTIARLVDRMLCILPFEEDFYREAGVAARYVGSPVVEQVPAPASALAFRQKLGLPPEAPTLALLPGSRMSEIRRILPSMVGAAKTLVAERPGLQVVVPVAPTIAREEILSRFEGSGVRPILVEGRAPEVVGASDAAIVASGTAALEAGLMQRPLVVVYRVSLLTYLVGRMMLKVAHVALVNLLANRRVVPELLQGDMTPERIAGEIRRLWVPGAPRDEMLRGLEEVRTRLGESGAATRAAESVLELLPAAKV from the coding sequence TTGTCCTCCGCCCCCCAGATTCTCGTCGTGGCCGGCGAGGCGTCCGGTGACGCCCACGCCGCCGAACTCGTCGCCGCCCTGCGCGCGCGCCGCCCGGACCTGTCCTTCTTCGGCATGGGAGGCTCGCGCCTCGCCGCCCAGGGCGTGGAGCTGCTCTATGGCGCCCATGAAGTCAATGTCATGGGCATCACCGAGGTGCTGCCCAAGATTCCGCGCATCCTCCAGGTGATGGGGGGCCTCGCACGGGCCGCCGCCGAGCGCCGCCCCGCCTGCGCCATCCTCGTGGACATCCCCGACTTCAACCTCCGGCTCGCCGCGCGGCTCAAGAAGCTGGGCATCCCGGTGGCCTACTACGTGTCGCCGATGATCTGGGCCTGGCGCCGGGGCCGGGTGAAGACGATCGCCCGGCTCGTGGACCGCATGCTCTGCATCCTCCCCTTCGAGGAGGACTTCTACCGGGAAGCCGGCGTCGCCGCGCGCTACGTGGGCAGCCCCGTGGTGGAGCAGGTGCCCGCCCCCGCCAGTGCCCTCGCCTTCCGTCAGAAGCTCGGTCTGCCCCCCGAGGCGCCCACCCTGGCGCTGTTGCCCGGCAGCCGCATGAGTGAGATCCGCCGCATCCTCCCCTCCATGGTGGGCGCGGCGAAGACGTTGGTCGCCGAGCGTCCCGGCCTCCAGGTGGTGGTGCCCGTGGCGCCCACGATCGCCCGCGAGGAGATCCTCTCGCGCTTCGAGGGCAGCGGCGTGCGGCCCATCCTCGTGGAGGGCCGGGCCCCCGAGGTGGTGGGCGCCAGCGACGCGGCCATCGTCGCCTCGGGGACGGCGGCGCTGGAGGCGGGGTTGATGCAGCGGCCCCTGGTGGTGGTCTACCGCGTGTCGCTGCTCACCTACCTCGTGGGCCGGATGATGCTGAAGGTGGCGCACGTGGCGCTCGTCAACCTGCTGGCCAACCGCCGGGTGGTGCCCGAGCTGCTCCAGGGAGACATGACGCCCGAGCGCATCGCCGGGGAGATCCGCCGCCTGTGGGTGCCGGGCGCGCCGCGCGACGAGATGCTCCGGGGGCTGGAAGAAGTGCGCACGCGCCTGGGCGAGTCCGGGGCCGCCACGCGCGCCGCCGAGTCGGTGCTGGAGTTGCTGCCCGCGGCGAAAGTCTAG